ccatacaGTCCAGAACTTGGTTCACTCTTAGCCATAATGCTAAACTTGGCACCACTGGAAGTGAGAAGTCTCAACTACTAGGTcaaattcaactcttttttttaaaaaaaaaatatttataagtgtCCAAGCCTGCTTACGCACATTTCGACTAATCTCATAGGACAATCCACATAACCCTACAATATTTGTGTATAAAAAAActcgtaggatattaaatccttTATCAAGGGCATATTCCCTTATTTGCCAATAGCTATAATGATTTAAGTCAAATTCAACTCTAACTTCATTTCTCTAACTAGTCAAATTCTACTGCCTAATCTATCATTTATCAATCAGTACAAAAGTGCTTAAATAAATTACTTGAAGAATGAACAAAATAACAAAGGATCTACCTACCTCCACGAATAAAAATGGTCACAGCCCTTGAATTTGCACAATGTTCAATGTATAGCATCCGATCTTTTGTTGTACCAAATGATTTTTCTCGAACCAAGCCAGCctttaaaagagaagaaaaaggagaTATCATTGTGAGTAAGAGCGGCTTGTCATATCAAAAAATGAGCTCACATAAATCAAGTTGCTCGAGTTCAGAAAAACAACAAACATATAAGCTACAACTAATACTTCATTATTTCACAAATCCCCAATAAGTCACAAAAGAGAAATTGAATGATAATTTAACTCATAAGAccaagaaaaaatatatttttcatccaAATAAGCTCCATATGGTTTTGAAAGCAAATCCAAGCCTATCAACCATGAAATATACATATGTATTCTACATTGAATTTGCACGcaagaataaaattcaaaattacaaaattacaaaatgcttaaaattactaaaaataagCTAAAGATAAATGAGGATTGATCAGCGATACCTTCCCAAGTTTTTCTGATGTTAATTCTTGGAACCTAGGGACTATTCTCCCACCTAAGAAATAGATGAAACAACAATttgaacaaataagtaaaacggaatataatattactcttgatCAAGAGTAATTGAAAAACTAATGACTCAAACAGAACCAACATTAGTTTAATTCAGTTTCTTGGCCTAAACAATTTGGATTGAAAACAATGATTAAAACATCATAATACTTGAGAATCAACAAATTAGTCAAGAATGGGTGCCACTTGACTTGTGACAATTAAAACTCCTTGTTTTAACAAACAAAAGGTCAATACCTAAAATGTTTAGTTACGAAGCTCAAGAAAAAGTAATATCCCAAGAAGGCAACATTATTATGGATTTCACAAAGCCCAACCCCATGGGTCACCAACATGAGTAATCTCATATGCTGATAAAATAATTGAGATAAACCTGTGGCTATCGCTATCAACTCTAGCTCCACACCACCAACCCATCTCACAGCTGGCAAATTTCGGTGCATCAGCAGATGATTTGCCTCATCATCAAATCCCCATTGACAAATGACCAATGTAGCGCCAACATCCTGAAACAAAACATGTATCTTTCATGAGAGggggaaaaacaaaacaaaaaggaaaaaaacctaATTTACATTGTTAACAGCGGAAataccaaattaaaaaaaataaaaaataaaaaaccaagtcaatgAAACAGAGACCAGACAATgctaaagaaaattattaaaagaaCCATAGGTGAATATCCCTTAAAATAGAAGTATGGGTCCAAAAAATTCGTTGAAGTTGAAGGGCAGAACTCTCTCTTCCAGGAAACCTTTCTATTCTATACTAACCTCTATCTCAAGCCAAAAAGACCACAAAATAGATGTTAGTATTACACCATCAGAAAATGTCAGAGCCAGATTTAGTATTTTTCATACTACCTTGCATTTTTGCACCATGTCATCGAAGTATTTCTGTTCCTGTAGTCTCAACGTCTGGAACTTCTCCACTGTATCAATATCAACCTTATGCTTAGTCTTGGGCTTAGGGGGTTCAAACGGGCAAGTCAATATGGCAATCTTAGCATCTTCAATTTGCTTTGGCATCTGAGGGTGACTCATGTCCTTGTCAACAATAATACCATATACAAGTTCAGTATCTTCTAACTTCCCCCCGACTTTCCCCTCAACTTTTATCAGGTCTAAGTTAACGTCCCTTCTTTCAAGATCTGCCACAGCAACAACTGCTTTAACAGCAATTTCTGCTAGACTACGCTTACAACGATTCACACTGCAAGATAGGAAAAAGGTTATAAAAGGCATCGAAGTCACAATAAGTCATAATAAATATTCATCATCCATCTCTCTTTTGCCTGTGAGATTATATTGTAAGATTACTTGACTGTCAGTAACACAAAAAACTCTATTTCATAATCTGCACAGATACAACATTTATTATGCTACAAAATTCGGAGGAAACCATGGTGTTGATAGTTTTCATCGGTTCGTGTTACACATAACCAAACAAGTACACTTagcaatcaattaaataactatttatgaTAACAAAATTAATGATACTTATGCCAgactaatataaaaaatatgcaatGTTTATTAACTATTATCAAACAATGGTTTCAATAGTTATGCTAGATACCCCTAAACAAAACATGCACCAATGAATTTAATCTGTCCAACCATCattctaaaaataaagaatGTTGATGCAATAATGAAACAGCAAAGTATactggactttttttttttatagaaacgACGACAGCCATTGAGATAAACATGAAAGAATAGATTCGTGTCACCGTACATCTTTGATGATAAAGTGGTCATGCAAGTTTGAACCAAAGGCTCTAAGTTTGCCTCTCCAAACTCAAACTTTTGTGCAATATGCTCCAGATGGTCAACAGCTATCCTGGAGGCCAGCTCATAACCCTCTGCAATTCGAATGGGATGAATTCCACGTTCTAACAATCGCTCAGCCTCTTCTAAGAGTGCACCAGCCATTACAACCACCCCAGTGGTGCCATCACCAATCTCATAGTCCTGACTTCGAGACAACTCAACCATCAATTTTGCAATTTGATTGTCAACATCCATCTGCTCCAAGATTGTTGCACCATCATTTGCTGAaaaagacataaaagtggaatTTACTGGAAAATAAACCAACAATAGAAAATAGTCCAAACTTCTACAAAATTCAACTTCAACAgcataaatgaaacaatttacAACAATAGTGAAATGTTTTAATggacaacaaaaaaaaaacatcatgtatattttaagaaaatattatcGAACATAACGTAAACATGTATTGTTTTCAGCTACATCTCTGATACCAtaccaaaaaatatatatatattgggcAGATGTTTGTACATGATCTCAGGTATACaaaatctaaaaagaaaatgaatggaGTTACATCCTAAGCCCAAAACTTCAATGTTCAAACTAACAAAAACagaacttaaaaaataaatataaacaaaaacaaaaaccaaaaagacCACCCATGGATTCACCTATGGCTCAAAATAAAACCacaaaaagggaagaagaaaaaaaagatgttTGCAATTCCTAAAACACGACAGTGTCCAGGTTCCTGCCCTTAAAAAGGACATAGTGCTTTCCTTAAATCTAAGTTTTTTCCAACCTTTCCaacctttcttttttcttttaaagaagaaTAGTATGCATGTGAAGTATCAAAGGGGATGCGATGTAGGGTCTCCAACTAAGCACTACAAAACGAACACGATACAGTGGTCAAAACCACAGCATTTCATGAATGATACCCTTCCACTAGTGATCATTAGCTGGTTTACACAGTCCAACTCGTGCTTTTGTCATCAAACTTGCATTTATTATCTAAAAAACCTTAGATAACTACATTGTCAGCTAACCTATAATCACAAAAATTCAGAAATGCTACTTCCCAAAGTTATAAACCAGCAAGAGCAAGTACAAAAACCAATAGAAGATCAAAGATTTTATATAAACGCCGAGTATAATAACATGCCCACGTTCAAGTACCACCAACTCATTAAGATGCGGCATCCAGATTCAAACAAAGGAGTAAAGAACAACGCTTTTCGTTCTAAAATCCCATAAAAGAAAGTgagaattaagaaaaataagagaCTAGAAGTAAGAAGGAGAGGAAATGAGCGAAACTAACTTATTGTAACGTCGCCATCAGGGCTCTGGAGCATCTTGTCCATGCCCTTAGGACCGAGCGATGTCCTGAGGATAC
This genomic window from Benincasa hispida cultivar B227 chromosome 4, ASM972705v1, whole genome shotgun sequence contains:
- the LOC120075805 gene encoding T-complex protein 1 subunit epsilon; the protein is MALAFDEFGRPFIILKEQEQKTRLRGLDAQKANIASGRAVARILRTSLGPKGMDKMLQSPDGDVTITNDGATILEQMDVDNQIAKLMVELSRSQDYEIGDGTTGVVVMAGALLEEAERLLERGIHPIRIAEGYELASRIAVDHLEHIAQKFEFGEANLEPLVQTCMTTLSSKIVNRCKRSLAEIAVKAVVAVADLERRDVNLDLIKVEGKVGGKLEDTELVYGIIVDKDMSHPQMPKQIEDAKIAILTCPFEPPKPKTKHKVDIDTVEKFQTLRLQEQKYFDDMVQKCKDVGATLVICQWGFDDEANHLLMHRNLPAVRWVGGVELELIAIATGGRIVPRFQELTSEKLGKAGLVREKSFGTTKDRMLYIEHCANSRAVTIFIRGGNKMMIEETKRSIHDALCVARNLIRNNSIVYGGASAEISCSVAVETAADKYPGVEQYAIRAFADALDAVPMALAENSGLQPIETLSAVKSQQIKENNPYCGIDCNDIGTNDMREQNVFETLIGKQQQILLATQVVKMILKIDDVISPADY